Proteins from a single region of Starkeya sp. ORNL1:
- a CDS encoding DUF3365 domain-containing protein, protein MNSINSQAPTRCIARGLSLLLVASSILISGVAGLGAANDATESRTVADSLAKMLQSARAVISKHQEDINDPKRGDKGLTAAVVLAEADANYKAATGIDPASYDPATRQGRMLKAQRDAIVEVINDNQAIINREGLGFKGFIPATFARLVNEAFARKVEGGATIKVTAPPELVRNRKARPDEWEVDVIKTRFLKPDWKAGTPYAETVEVKGKPAFRMMVPEYYAASCLSCHGTPKGTLDVTGYPREGAAEHDLGGVISVILPNE, encoded by the coding sequence TTGAACTCTATCAATTCGCAGGCGCCCACGCGCTGCATTGCGCGGGGCCTTTCGCTATTGCTGGTTGCATCGTCCATCCTGATCTCCGGCGTTGCCGGGTTGGGGGCGGCAAACGATGCCACCGAGTCGCGCACCGTGGCCGACAGCCTGGCGAAAATGCTGCAATCCGCCCGCGCGGTGATCTCCAAGCACCAGGAAGACATCAACGACCCCAAGCGCGGCGACAAGGGGCTGACCGCCGCCGTGGTGCTGGCCGAGGCCGACGCCAATTACAAAGCAGCGACCGGCATCGACCCCGCGAGCTATGACCCGGCGACGCGCCAGGGCCGCATGCTCAAGGCGCAGCGCGATGCCATCGTCGAGGTGATCAACGACAACCAGGCGATCATCAATCGCGAGGGTCTCGGCTTCAAGGGCTTCATCCCCGCCACCTTCGCGCGCCTGGTCAATGAAGCGTTCGCCCGCAAGGTCGAGGGCGGCGCCACCATAAAGGTGACGGCGCCGCCCGAACTGGTGCGCAACCGCAAGGCCCGGCCGGACGAATGGGAAGTGGACGTCATCAAGACCCGCTTCTTGAAGCCGGATTGGAAGGCGGGCACGCCTTATGCCGAAACCGTCGAGGTCAAGGGCAAGCCGGCCTTCCGCATGATGGTGCCGGAATATTACGCGGCGTCGTGCCTCAGCTGCCACGGCACGCCGAAGGGCACGCTCGACGTCACCGGCTATCCGCGTGAGGGCGCGGCCGAACACGATCTCGGCGGCGTCATCAGCGTCATCCTGCCCAACGAGTGA
- a CDS encoding (2Fe-2S)-binding protein, which produces MARLTINGEIREVEAEPDTPLLWVIREQVGLTGTKFGCGIAQCGACTVHIDGVPTRSCVMPLSSIEEGSKIVTIEGLSPDGSHPVQKAWLALDVPQCGYCQSGMIMAAAGLLEANPKPSDADISNEITNICRCGTYNRVRAAIHMAAGDKAG; this is translated from the coding sequence ATGGCTCGATTGACGATCAATGGCGAGATCCGCGAAGTCGAAGCGGAGCCCGACACGCCGCTGCTCTGGGTGATCCGCGAACAGGTCGGGCTCACCGGCACCAAGTTCGGCTGCGGCATCGCGCAGTGCGGCGCCTGCACCGTGCACATTGACGGCGTTCCCACCCGCTCCTGCGTTATGCCGCTCAGCAGCATCGAGGAAGGCTCGAAGATCGTCACCATCGAGGGGCTCTCGCCAGACGGCTCGCACCCGGTGCAGAAGGCCTGGCTGGCGCTTGACGTTCCGCAATGCGGCTATTGCCAGTCCGGCATGATCATGGCGGCGGCGGGCCTGCTCGAGGCCAATCCGAAGCCGAGCGACGCCGACATCAGCAACGAGATCACCAATATCTGTCGCTGCGGTACCTATAACCGCGTCCGCGCCGCCATCCACATGGCGGCCGGCGACAAGGCCGGTTGA
- a CDS encoding molybdopterin cofactor-binding domain-containing protein, with translation MNYVPTVSRRNFLVGSAATLGGLSLGFHVPLDNGPFAGEALAQGAAKPEVNAWVVVKPDDTVIIRVARSEMGQGTLTGLAQLVAEELECDWSKVTTEYPTPGQNLARDRVWGSFSTGGSRGIRDSNEYVRKGGAAAREMLIAAAAAEWKVPASECKASNSVITHQASGRTTTFGKVADAAAKMNPPSEIKLKDPKDWKIAGKPLPRLDTVEKLTGRQVYGADLKLPGMLNAAVKACPVFGGKVASFDASAVEKMPGVRKVVKVDDTAVAVVADTWWRAKTALDALPITWDNGPNKDLTSAAIAETLKAGLDAKDAFVGNTRGDAKGALAGALAGAAKVVTATYAFPYQNHATMEPMNATAIYTADKCEVWVPTQNGEGSLAAVSEASGLPIQQCDVYKINLGGGFGRRGNFQDYVRQVVSIAKTMPGTPVKLIWSREEDMLHGAYHPTTQAKLTGALDAQGNVTALHMRISGQSILAAVRPEGMQGGMDPAVFQGLTEKSPEGHLGYTVPNLLIDHAMRNPPIPPGFWRGVNLNQNAVYVECFIDEMASAAGVDPLVFRRKLMANHPKHLAVLEAAAKGIGWGTPPEKGRARGLAQIMGFGSYVAAAAEVSVDGGQLTIHRIVAATDPGHMVNPAQIERQVEGSFVYGLSACLYGECTVKGGRMEQENFDTYEVMRMAQMPKVETIIIPSGGFWGGVGEPTIAVAAPAVLNAIAAATGKRFRTLPLKNHELA, from the coding sequence ATGAATTACGTTCCGACCGTTTCCCGCCGTAACTTCCTTGTCGGCTCCGCGGCCACGCTCGGCGGCCTGTCGCTGGGCTTCCATGTGCCGCTCGACAATGGCCCGTTTGCCGGTGAGGCACTCGCGCAGGGTGCCGCCAAACCCGAGGTCAATGCCTGGGTCGTGGTAAAGCCGGACGACACCGTCATCATCCGCGTCGCCCGTTCCGAGATGGGGCAGGGCACGCTGACCGGCCTCGCCCAGCTCGTCGCCGAGGAACTGGAATGCGACTGGTCGAAGGTGACTACCGAATATCCGACCCCCGGCCAGAATCTCGCCCGCGACCGCGTCTGGGGCAGCTTCTCCACCGGCGGCAGCCGCGGCATCCGAGATTCCAATGAATATGTCCGCAAGGGCGGCGCCGCCGCCCGCGAGATGCTGATCGCCGCCGCTGCTGCCGAGTGGAAGGTGCCGGCAAGCGAGTGCAAGGCCTCGAATAGCGTCATCACCCATCAGGCCAGCGGACGCACCACCACCTTCGGCAAGGTGGCGGACGCCGCGGCGAAGATGAACCCGCCGAGCGAGATCAAGCTCAAGGATCCGAAGGACTGGAAGATCGCCGGCAAGCCGCTGCCGCGGCTCGACACCGTCGAAAAGCTCACCGGCCGCCAGGTCTATGGCGCCGACCTGAAGCTGCCCGGCATGCTCAACGCCGCGGTGAAGGCCTGCCCGGTATTCGGCGGCAAGGTCGCGAGCTTCGATGCCTCGGCCGTCGAGAAGATGCCGGGCGTGCGCAAGGTGGTGAAGGTCGACGACACCGCCGTCGCCGTGGTCGCCGATACCTGGTGGCGCGCCAAGACCGCGCTCGACGCGCTGCCGATCACCTGGGACAACGGCCCCAACAAGGACCTGACCAGCGCCGCCATCGCCGAGACGCTGAAGGCGGGCCTGGACGCCAAGGACGCCTTCGTCGGCAACACCCGCGGCGATGCCAAGGGTGCGCTCGCCGGTGCGCTGGCCGGCGCGGCCAAGGTGGTGACCGCCACCTACGCCTTCCCCTACCAGAACCACGCCACCATGGAGCCGATGAACGCCACGGCGATCTACACCGCCGACAAATGCGAGGTGTGGGTGCCGACGCAGAATGGCGAGGGCAGCCTCGCCGCGGTGTCGGAGGCCTCCGGCCTGCCGATCCAGCAGTGCGACGTCTATAAGATCAATCTCGGCGGCGGCTTCGGCCGGCGCGGCAATTTCCAGGACTATGTCCGCCAGGTGGTCAGCATCGCCAAGACCATGCCGGGCACGCCGGTCAAGCTGATCTGGTCGCGCGAGGAGGACATGCTCCACGGCGCCTATCATCCGACCACGCAGGCCAAGCTGACCGGCGCGCTCGATGCGCAAGGCAATGTCACCGCGCTGCATATGCGCATTTCCGGCCAGTCCATCCTTGCCGCGGTGCGCCCCGAGGGCATGCAGGGCGGCATGGACCCGGCGGTGTTCCAGGGCCTCACCGAGAAGAGCCCGGAAGGCCATCTCGGCTACACCGTGCCGAACCTGCTGATCGACCACGCCATGCGCAACCCGCCGATCCCGCCGGGCTTCTGGCGCGGCGTGAACCTCAACCAGAACGCCGTCTATGTGGAGTGCTTCATCGACGAGATGGCGAGTGCCGCCGGCGTCGATCCGCTGGTCTTCCGCCGCAAGCTGATGGCCAACCATCCCAAGCACCTGGCGGTGCTGGAGGCGGCCGCCAAGGGCATCGGCTGGGGCACCCCGCCGGAAAAGGGACGTGCCCGCGGCCTCGCCCAGATCATGGGCTTCGGCAGCTATGTCGCCGCCGCCGCCGAGGTCTCGGTCGATGGCGGGCAGCTGACCATCCACCGCATCGTCGCCGCCACCGATCCGGGCCACATGGTGAATCCGGCCCAGATCGAGCGGCAGGTCGAGGGCTCCTTCGTCTATGGCCTCTCGGCATGCCTCTACGGCGAGTGCACGGTGAAGGGCGGGCGCATGGAGCAGGAGAACTTCGACACCTATGAGGTGATGCGCATGGCGCAGATGCCGAAGGTCGAGACCATCATCATCCCCTCCGGCGGCTTCTGGGGCGGCGTCGGCGAGCCCACCATCGCGGTGGCGGCGCCGGCGGTGCTGAACGCCATCGCCGCGGCCACCGGCAAGCGCTTCCGCACCTTGCCGCTCAAGAACCACGAGCTCGCCTGA